A region from the Lysobacter antibioticus genome encodes:
- a CDS encoding adenine phosphoribosyltransferase, producing the protein MNDSQNTLGALIRAVADFPKPGVTFRDITPLLADAGGFARCIDALAEPWQGSGVQAVCGIESRGFIFGAALAQKLHAGFVPVRKPGKLPPPLIAVEYELEYGRDQLQVRSDALKPGERTLLVDDVLATGGTLAAARELVERLDAVLVGASVLIELDALRGRERWLGDTPVHALLHY; encoded by the coding sequence ATGAACGACTCCCAGAACACCCTCGGCGCCCTGATCCGCGCGGTCGCCGATTTCCCCAAGCCCGGCGTGACCTTTCGCGACATCACCCCGTTGCTGGCCGATGCCGGCGGCTTCGCACGCTGCATCGATGCCCTGGCCGAGCCCTGGCAGGGTAGCGGCGTGCAGGCCGTGTGCGGCATCGAATCGCGCGGTTTCATCTTCGGCGCCGCCCTGGCGCAGAAGCTGCACGCCGGCTTCGTGCCTGTGCGCAAGCCCGGCAAACTGCCGCCGCCGCTGATCGCGGTCGAATACGAGCTCGAATACGGCCGCGATCAACTTCAGGTGCGCAGCGACGCCCTGAAGCCCGGCGAACGCACCTTGCTGGTCGATGACGTCCTGGCGACCGGCGGCACTTTGGCGGCCGCACGCGAGCTGGTCGAGCGCCTGGACGCGGTGCTGGTGGGTGCGAGCGTGCTGATCGAGCTGGATGCCTTGCGCGGTCGCGAACGCTGGTTGGGCGACACGCCGGTGCATGCCTTGTTGCATTACTGA
- the msrA gene encoding peptide-methionine (S)-S-oxide reductase MsrA: MPGVGAFKQRMPQREDALPGRAAPLPLDNVHHVLGRPLRDDFEGLARVQFGMGCFWGAERKFWSLPGVFTTAVGYSGGYTPNPSYREVCSGQTGHTEAVLVVYDPQLVAFEDLLKVFWESHDPTQGMRQGNDEGTQYRSALYCETESQHQAALASRDAFQAKLREAGFGEITTEIAQPAPTFYYAENEHQQYLSKNPMGYCGLGDTGVSCPIGVV, translated from the coding sequence ATTCCTGGCGTGGGCGCGTTCAAACAGCGCATGCCGCAGCGCGAAGACGCCTTGCCCGGGCGCGCTGCGCCGCTGCCGCTGGACAATGTCCATCATGTCCTCGGGCGGCCGTTACGCGACGACTTCGAGGGGCTGGCACGGGTCCAGTTCGGCATGGGCTGTTTCTGGGGCGCCGAACGCAAGTTCTGGTCGCTGCCGGGCGTGTTCACTACGGCGGTCGGGTACTCGGGTGGTTACACCCCCAATCCGAGTTATCGCGAGGTTTGCAGCGGGCAGACTGGTCACACCGAAGCGGTGCTGGTGGTCTACGACCCCCAGTTGGTCGCATTCGAGGACCTGCTGAAGGTGTTCTGGGAAAGCCACGACCCGACCCAGGGCATGCGCCAGGGCAACGACGAGGGCACTCAGTACCGGTCGGCGCTGTACTGCGAGACCGAGAGCCAGCATCAGGCGGCATTGGCCAGTCGCGATGCCTTTCAGGCGAAGCTGCGCGAGGCGGGGTTCGGCGAGATCACCACCGAGATCGCGCAACCCGCGCCGACCTTCTATTACGCCGAGAACGAGCACCAGCAGTATCTGTCGAAGAACCCGATGGGCTATTGCGGCCTCGGCGACACCGGAGTGAGTTGCCCGATCGGCGTGGTCTGA
- a CDS encoding nucleoside deaminase — translation MLTKTVMLALPAWIDEVVDRKRAYLDDEDKVALAVELSRHNIEMGSGGPFGAAVFDGNGLVVGVGVNRVVPQNCSVAHAEMMAFMCAQAALSVFRLNEIGPMTLATSAQPCCMCYGASFWAGIDTLLIGARSEDVMRLTEFDEGPLPADWIGELERRGIAVRRDLQRDAACEVLRRYGESGVAY, via the coding sequence CTGCTGACCAAGACGGTGATGCTGGCGCTGCCGGCGTGGATCGACGAGGTGGTCGACCGCAAGCGCGCCTACCTCGACGACGAAGACAAGGTCGCCTTGGCGGTCGAGCTGTCGCGTCACAACATCGAGATGGGCAGCGGCGGGCCGTTCGGCGCCGCGGTGTTCGACGGCAACGGTCTGGTGGTCGGGGTCGGCGTCAATCGCGTGGTGCCGCAGAACTGCTCGGTCGCGCATGCCGAAATGATGGCCTTCATGTGCGCGCAGGCCGCGCTGAGCGTGTTCCGCCTCAACGAGATCGGCCCGATGACTCTGGCGACCTCGGCGCAGCCGTGCTGCATGTGTTACGGCGCCAGCTTCTGGGCCGGCATCGACACCTTGCTGATCGGCGCGCGCTCGGAAGACGTGATGCGGCTGACCGAATTCGACGAAGGCCCGCTGCCGGCGGACTGGATCGGCGAACTGGAACGCCGCGGCATCGCGGTGCGCCGCGACCTGCAACGCGACGCCGCCTGCGAAGTGCTGCGCCGTTATGGCGAGAGCGGCGTCGCTTACTGA
- a CDS encoding DMT family transporter, translating into MSASSSTATLRTPLIEMLIGASVISSSAVFVRWVEIGPAASAFWRMALAGVILLMLLGQPWRRDRMRHWRPDGRTLGLVMFGAAFLALDLWLWHRSILYVGVGLATLLANFQVFVLAGVGALVFGERAGWRLWVGLLMGLVGLALLLAPGWEHVDERFRLGVFYGLGTALAYGVFLLAFRAAQARRQQTPNEALQWWLCLGSAAMLGVSVPFGGENLIPTSAHDWLILFAYAAIAQVLGWLVIGRAMPQLPAGIVGLCLLLQPLLAYVWDVLLFHKHLGGMELLGIGLSLAGIFLGLLRGDQPLFTVRRSEAA; encoded by the coding sequence ATGAGCGCCTCGTCCTCCACCGCCACCCTGCGTACGCCCTTGATCGAAATGCTGATCGGCGCCTCGGTCATCAGCAGCTCGGCGGTGTTCGTGCGTTGGGTCGAGATCGGCCCGGCCGCATCGGCGTTCTGGCGCATGGCCCTGGCCGGGGTGATCCTGTTGATGCTGCTCGGTCAGCCGTGGCGACGCGATCGTATGCGCCATTGGCGTCCCGACGGACGCACGCTGGGCCTGGTGATGTTCGGCGCGGCCTTCCTGGCGCTGGACCTGTGGCTCTGGCATCGCAGCATTCTCTATGTCGGTGTCGGCCTGGCGACCTTGCTCGCCAACTTCCAGGTATTCGTGCTCGCCGGCGTCGGCGCGCTGGTGTTCGGCGAACGCGCCGGCTGGCGGCTGTGGGTGGGGCTGTTGATGGGTCTGGTCGGCCTAGCGCTGTTGCTCGCGCCGGGGTGGGAGCACGTCGACGAGCGTTTCCGTCTCGGCGTGTTCTACGGCCTCGGCACCGCGCTCGCCTATGGCGTGTTCCTGCTCGCGTTCCGTGCCGCTCAGGCGCGCCGCCAGCAGACCCCGAACGAAGCCCTGCAGTGGTGGCTGTGCCTCGGCAGCGCGGCGATGCTCGGCGTGTCGGTGCCGTTCGGCGGCGAAAACCTGATCCCCACCAGCGCCCACGACTGGCTGATCCTGTTCGCCTATGCCGCGATCGCGCAGGTGTTGGGCTGGCTGGTGATCGGCCGCGCCATGCCGCAGCTGCCGGCCGGCATCGTCGGCCTGTGTCTGTTGTTGCAGCCGTTGCTGGCCTATGTCTGGGACGTGCTGCTGTTCCACAAACATCTGGGCGGGATGGAACTGCTCGGCATCGGCCTGTCCCTGGCGGGTATCTTCCTGGGCCTGCTGCGGGGCGATCAGCCGCTGTTTACGGTGCGCCGCAGCGAGGCCGCCTGA
- a CDS encoding DJ-1/PfpI family protein: MSKTIVAMMIDQPADWEYGPILAAARAFFGLQTAIAAIEATPLTSMGGVTLQPQHRLSELDPLAADLWVLPGSPLWEQASAPEPILAAIKARVAGGRPVAGICGATRALAQAGLLDDRAHTSNEPGYLDDVPGYGGKALYRDGSCVSDGLVVSASGSAPISFAQACLRILVPEQEDSIRQYRAMFAREFA; encoded by the coding sequence ATGAGCAAGACCATCGTGGCGATGATGATCGACCAACCCGCGGACTGGGAGTACGGCCCCATCCTCGCCGCGGCGCGAGCGTTCTTCGGCCTGCAGACCGCCATCGCCGCCATCGAAGCCACGCCGCTGACCTCGATGGGCGGAGTGACCCTGCAACCGCAACATCGCTTGTCCGAGCTGGATCCCCTCGCCGCCGACCTGTGGGTGTTGCCGGGCAGCCCGCTGTGGGAACAGGCGTCCGCGCCCGAGCCGATCCTCGCCGCGATCAAGGCCCGCGTCGCCGGCGGCCGGCCAGTCGCCGGCATCTGCGGCGCAACCCGCGCATTGGCCCAGGCCGGACTGCTCGACGATCGCGCGCACACCAGCAACGAGCCGGGCTATCTCGACGACGTGCCGGGATACGGCGGCAAGGCGCTATACCGCGACGGCAGCTGCGTCAGCGACGGCCTGGTCGTGAGCGCATCGGGCTCGGCACCGATTTCGTTCGCGCAGGCCTGCCTGCGTATCCTGGTACCGGAGCAGGAAGATTCCATCCGGCAATACCGCGCCATGTTCGCGCGCGAATTCGCTTGA
- a CDS encoding peroxiredoxin, producing MLSIGEKFPKFKVKATVGIENLDSAFADIDNDTYKGKWLLVFFYPKDFTFVCPTEIKGFGDLNQQFLDRDCQVLAASTDSEFVHLAWRKDHKDLRDLPFPMLADIKKDLTSALGILSEDGVAQRATFLVDPDGIIRFVYVTDGSVGRNPQEVLRVLDALQTDELCPCNWNQGESTLKVA from the coding sequence ATGCTTTCGATCGGCGAGAAGTTCCCGAAATTCAAGGTCAAGGCCACCGTCGGTATCGAGAATCTCGATAGCGCGTTCGCCGACATCGACAACGACACCTACAAGGGCAAGTGGCTGCTGGTGTTCTTCTACCCGAAGGACTTCACCTTCGTCTGCCCGACCGAGATCAAGGGCTTCGGCGACCTGAACCAGCAGTTCCTCGACCGCGATTGCCAGGTCCTGGCCGCCTCGACCGACAGCGAGTTCGTGCATCTGGCATGGCGCAAGGACCACAAGGACCTGCGCGACCTGCCGTTCCCCATGCTCGCCGACATCAAGAAGGACCTGACCTCGGCCCTCGGCATCCTGTCGGAAGACGGCGTCGCCCAGCGCGCCACCTTCCTGGTCGATCCGGACGGCATCATCCGTTTCGTCTACGTCACCGACGGTTCGGTCGGCCGCAACCCGCAGGAAGTGCTGCGCGTGCTGGACGCCCTGCAGACCGACGAGCTGTGCCCGTGCAATTGGAACCAGGGCGAGAGCACCCTCAAGGTCGCCTGA
- a CDS encoding DUF2007 domain-containing protein, giving the protein MKVVYEAAHLIDAHLVRHALEAAGIPVFMKGEALLGGLGELPFGPVQVCVPEAAWPEAREVVDALSLGEPPPPASDSAEPDPTEAMPPPGWLPA; this is encoded by the coding sequence ATGAAAGTCGTCTATGAAGCCGCCCATCTGATCGATGCCCATCTGGTCCGGCATGCGCTGGAGGCGGCCGGCATTCCGGTATTCATGAAGGGCGAGGCCTTGCTCGGCGGCCTCGGCGAACTGCCGTTCGGCCCGGTCCAGGTCTGCGTGCCCGAGGCTGCTTGGCCAGAAGCGCGCGAGGTGGTCGATGCGCTCTCGCTGGGCGAACCGCCACCGCCAGCGAGTGACTCGGCCGAGCCCGACCCGACCGAGGCGATGCCGCCGCCAGGCTGGCTTCCGGCCTGA
- a CDS encoding LysR substrate-binding domain-containing protein: MNLRDLKYLVALADHKHFGRAAAASFVSQPTLSTQIKKLEEELGVSLVERAPRRVMLTPVGRDIAERARKVIADVEQMSEIARRSQDPEAGTVRLGLFPTLGPYLLPHVVPGLRKRFPRLELLLVEEKTDQILARLRDGRLDAGLLALPIHDDQLHVEPLFDEPFLLAVPQQHPMAGRDTLELHDLDDQHLLLLEEGHCLRDQALDVCRLSGADERDGFRATSLETLRQMVAAGVGITLLPMLAVQPPVPQSPDIHLLRFAGDPPHRQIGMLWRRSSAMSDFLMQLAEELRKLPASLLQPPRGNGHGARKPARDAR, from the coding sequence ATGAACCTGCGTGATCTCAAATATCTGGTCGCCCTGGCCGATCACAAGCATTTTGGCCGAGCCGCCGCCGCGAGCTTCGTGAGCCAACCCACGCTTTCGACCCAGATCAAGAAGCTCGAAGAAGAACTGGGCGTGTCGCTGGTCGAGCGCGCGCCGCGCCGGGTCATGCTGACCCCGGTCGGGCGCGACATCGCCGAGCGAGCGCGCAAGGTCATCGCCGATGTCGAGCAGATGAGCGAGATCGCCCGCCGCAGCCAGGACCCGGAGGCCGGCACTGTGCGCCTGGGGCTGTTCCCTACCCTCGGCCCCTATCTGCTGCCGCACGTCGTACCGGGGCTGCGCAAGCGCTTCCCGCGACTGGAGTTGCTGTTGGTCGAGGAGAAGACCGACCAGATCCTCGCCCGCCTGCGCGACGGCCGCCTCGATGCCGGCCTGCTGGCGCTGCCGATACACGACGATCAACTGCATGTCGAACCCTTGTTCGACGAACCCTTCCTGCTGGCCGTGCCGCAGCAGCATCCGATGGCCGGGCGCGACACGCTCGAATTGCACGACCTCGACGATCAGCATTTGCTCCTGCTCGAAGAAGGCCATTGCCTGCGCGACCAGGCGCTCGACGTCTGCCGCTTGTCCGGCGCCGACGAGCGCGACGGCTTCCGCGCTACGAGCCTGGAAACCCTGCGGCAGATGGTCGCCGCCGGTGTCGGCATCACCTTGTTGCCGATGCTCGCAGTGCAGCCGCCGGTGCCGCAGTCGCCCGACATCCATCTGCTCCGCTTTGCCGGCGACCCGCCGCACCGGCAGATCGGCATGCTGTGGCGGCGCAGCTCGGCGATGTCGGATTTCCTGATGCAACTGGCCGAGGAACTGCGCAAGTTGCCGGCCTCGCTGCTGCAGCCTCCGCGCGGCAACGGCCACGGCGCGCGCAAACCGGCGCGGGACGCGCGATGA
- a CDS encoding glutamine--tRNA ligase/YqeY domain fusion protein, with the protein MSADPARTAPESPTDSAATAVKQDFIRQIVRDDLASGKHQAIRTRFPPEPNGYLHIGHAKAICLDFGVANEFGGRCNLRFDDTNPAKEDPEYVAAIQEDVRWLGYEWAELRHASDYFEVFYLAAQKLIRQGDAFVCDLSAEEVRAYRGNLNEPGRNSPYRERSVEENLDLFQRMRAGEFADGARTLRAKIDMASGNINLRDPALYRIKKVAHQNTGDAWPIYPMYDFAHSLSDSCEGITHSLCTLEFEDHRPLYDWCVGRVDLPNSPELLAPLLARGLPNEAAIPRQIEFSRANLNYTVMSKRKLMVLVQEGLVDGWNDPRMPTLQGIRRRGYTPASLRLFADRLGVSKQNSTIDYSVLEGCLREDLDAAAARRMAVLDPLKLVISNLGDDHEESLHFSNHPKDERFGARQVPFSNQLWIEREDFEEVPPKGFKRLIPGGEVRLRGAGILRCDEVIKNEAGEIVELRGTLDPESRPGMAGADRKIKGTIHWVSARHAVAAEVRLYDRLFDVAAPDDDSDGKTYQDHLNPNSRRAVTGYVEPSAATAEREQAFQFERVGYFVADRYDHTPERPVFNRSVTLRDTWAAQA; encoded by the coding sequence ATGTCCGCCGATCCCGCCCGCACCGCTCCCGAATCCCCGACCGACTCCGCCGCTACGGCAGTCAAGCAGGATTTCATCCGCCAGATCGTTCGCGACGACCTGGCCAGCGGCAAGCACCAAGCGATCCGGACCCGCTTCCCGCCCGAACCCAACGGCTATCTGCACATCGGCCACGCCAAGGCGATCTGCCTGGATTTCGGCGTCGCCAACGAGTTCGGCGGGCGCTGCAACCTGCGTTTCGACGATACCAACCCGGCCAAGGAAGACCCCGAATACGTCGCCGCGATCCAGGAAGACGTGCGTTGGCTGGGCTACGAGTGGGCCGAGCTGCGCCATGCCTCGGATTACTTCGAGGTGTTCTACCTCGCCGCGCAGAAGCTGATCCGCCAGGGCGACGCTTTCGTCTGCGACCTCAGCGCCGAGGAAGTGCGCGCCTACCGCGGCAACCTCAACGAGCCGGGCCGCAATTCGCCGTACCGCGAGCGCAGCGTCGAGGAAAACCTCGACCTGTTCCAGCGCATGCGCGCCGGCGAGTTCGCCGACGGCGCGCGCACCCTGCGCGCGAAGATCGACATGGCCTCGGGCAACATCAACCTGCGCGACCCGGCGCTGTACCGGATCAAGAAGGTCGCCCACCAGAACACCGGCGACGCCTGGCCGATCTATCCGATGTACGACTTCGCCCACTCGCTCAGCGATTCCTGCGAGGGCATCACCCACTCGCTGTGCACGCTCGAGTTCGAAGACCACCGCCCGCTCTACGACTGGTGCGTGGGCCGCGTCGACCTGCCCAATTCGCCGGAGCTGCTGGCGCCGTTGCTGGCGCGCGGCCTGCCCAACGAAGCCGCGATCCCGCGCCAGATCGAGTTCTCGCGCGCCAACCTCAACTACACCGTGATGAGCAAGCGCAAGCTCATGGTGCTGGTGCAGGAAGGCCTGGTCGACGGCTGGAACGACCCGCGCATGCCGACCCTGCAGGGCATCCGCCGCCGCGGCTACACCCCGGCCTCGCTGCGCCTGTTCGCCGACCGCCTGGGCGTGAGCAAGCAGAACTCGACCATCGACTACTCGGTGCTCGAAGGCTGCCTGCGCGAAGACCTCGACGCCGCCGCGGCGCGCCGCATGGCCGTGCTCGACCCGCTCAAGCTGGTCATCAGCAACCTCGGCGACGATCACGAAGAATCGCTGCACTTCTCCAACCACCCGAAGGACGAGCGCTTCGGCGCGCGCCAGGTGCCGTTCTCGAACCAGCTGTGGATCGAGCGCGAGGACTTCGAGGAAGTGCCGCCGAAGGGCTTCAAGCGGCTGATCCCGGGCGGCGAAGTGCGTTTGCGCGGCGCCGGCATCCTGCGCTGCGACGAAGTGATCAAGAACGAGGCCGGCGAAATCGTCGAGCTGCGCGGCACGCTCGACCCGGAGTCGCGTCCGGGCATGGCCGGCGCCGACCGCAAGATCAAGGGCACCATCCACTGGGTCAGCGCGCGTCACGCCGTCGCCGCCGAAGTGCGTCTGTACGACCGCCTGTTCGACGTCGCTGCACCCGACGACGACAGCGACGGCAAGACCTACCAGGACCACCTCAACCCGAATTCGCGCCGCGCCGTGACCGGCTACGTCGAACCCTCGGCGGCCACCGCCGAGCGCGAGCAGGCCTTCCAGTTCGAGCGCGTCGGCTATTTCGTCGCCGACCGTTACGACCACACCCCGGAACGGCCGGTGTTCAACCGCAGCGTGACCCTGCGCGACACCTGGGCCGCGCAGGCATGA
- the rlmM gene encoding 23S rRNA (cytidine(2498)-2'-O)-methyltransferase RlmM: MTDNALLCWCRAGFEPELAGELNERAARAGHPGYARTERNSGYVEFIVEDAKALSRALPWSSLIFARQKLVRLADLRGLDPADRITPMLAALEAQAGSGLNVSMFGELVVEHPDSDEHKPLAGLARSFGNALRPALRKAGWLSKADDARRPRLHVAFLAGDHAMLAMSEPGDSSPWPLGIPRLRMHPDAPSRSALKLEEALLTFLDADERERLVRDNMQAADLGAAPGGWTWVLMRNGMMVTSVDNGPLRQALLDSGRVDHLRADGFSWQPKRKLDWMVCDMVEQPARVAERMATWFREGWCKQAIFNLKLPMKKRWEETKTCLEAFEYQTHRPMIVRARQLYHDREEITVFATPK; the protein is encoded by the coding sequence ATGACCGATAACGCCCTGCTGTGTTGGTGCCGCGCCGGTTTCGAACCCGAGCTCGCCGGCGAATTGAACGAACGCGCCGCGCGCGCCGGCCACCCCGGCTACGCCCGCACCGAGCGCAACAGCGGCTATGTCGAGTTCATCGTCGAGGACGCCAAGGCGCTGTCGCGCGCGCTGCCATGGTCGTCGCTGATCTTCGCGCGCCAGAAGCTGGTGCGCCTGGCCGACCTGCGCGGCCTCGATCCGGCCGACCGCATCACCCCGATGCTGGCCGCGCTCGAAGCGCAGGCAGGCAGCGGCCTCAACGTTTCCATGTTCGGCGAGTTGGTGGTCGAACATCCCGACTCCGACGAGCACAAGCCGCTCGCCGGCCTGGCGCGCAGCTTCGGCAACGCCCTGCGCCCGGCGCTGCGCAAGGCCGGCTGGCTCAGCAAGGCCGACGATGCGCGGCGCCCGCGCCTGCACGTCGCCTTCCTCGCCGGCGATCACGCCATGCTGGCGATGTCCGAGCCCGGCGACAGCTCGCCGTGGCCGCTCGGCATCCCGCGCCTGCGCATGCATCCGGATGCGCCGAGCCGTTCCGCGCTCAAGCTCGAAGAAGCGCTGCTGACCTTCCTCGACGCCGACGAACGCGAACGCCTGGTGCGCGACAACATGCAGGCCGCCGACCTCGGCGCCGCGCCGGGCGGCTGGACATGGGTGTTGATGCGCAACGGCATGATGGTGACCTCGGTCGACAACGGCCCGCTGCGCCAGGCGCTGCTCGACAGCGGCCGCGTCGATCATCTGCGCGCGGACGGTTTCTCCTGGCAGCCCAAGCGCAAGCTCGACTGGATGGTCTGCGACATGGTCGAACAGCCCGCGCGCGTGGCCGAGCGCATGGCGACCTGGTTCCGCGAAGGATGGTGCAAGCAGGCGATCTTCAATCTCAAACTGCCGATGAAGAAGCGCTGGGAAGAAACCAAGACCTGCCTGGAAGCGTTCGAGTACCAGACCCATCGCCCGATGATCGTGCGTGCGCGCCAGCTGTATCACGACCGCGAAGAGATCACGGTGTTCGCGACGCCGAAGTGA
- a CDS encoding carboxymuconolactone decarboxylase family protein — translation MSLSDLRNSLPDYAKDLKLNLDSVLSDAGSPGLDGKQIRAIALASAIASRHKPLAAAIEAFAADKLSPEEINGAKAAAAVMAMNNIYYRATHLIQNEEYGQLRAGLRMNVMASPGIDKMTFELASLAVSAINGCGACMDSHEKVVRKHEVSAQGVQSSLKIGAVVHAVAVTLEQM, via the coding sequence ATGAGCCTCTCCGATCTTCGCAACTCGCTTCCCGATTACGCCAAGGACCTCAAGCTCAACCTCGACAGCGTGCTCAGCGACGCCGGTTCGCCGGGTCTGGACGGCAAGCAGATCCGCGCCATCGCCCTGGCCTCGGCGATCGCCTCGCGCCACAAGCCGCTGGCCGCCGCGATCGAAGCCTTCGCCGCCGACAAGCTGTCGCCGGAAGAAATCAACGGCGCCAAGGCGGCTGCGGCGGTGATGGCGATGAACAACATCTACTACCGCGCCACCCACCTGATCCAGAACGAAGAGTACGGCCAGCTGCGTGCCGGCCTGCGCATGAACGTCATGGCCAGCCCTGGCATCGACAAGATGACCTTCGAACTGGCCTCGCTGGCGGTGTCGGCGATCAACGGTTGCGGTGCCTGCATGGATTCGCACGAGAAGGTCGTGCGCAAGCACGAAGTCAGCGCCCAGGGCGTGCAGAGCTCGCTGAAGATCGGTGCGGTGGTGCATGCGGTGGCGGTGACGCTGGAGCAGATGTGA